The Lolium rigidum isolate FL_2022 chromosome 1, APGP_CSIRO_Lrig_0.1, whole genome shotgun sequence region TATATACAATCATGAAAAATTTAAGAAGGAAGCAGGAGATGAAAAAAAATCCATTTCTATGgtaaaaagaagaaaataaaaggtaaacCTTTGGACAAACGCTATTTTACAATTATGCTTGTGAGTGTTTATCCACAAGCAGTGTCACAAGATGCTGCCTACCGACCACAAATGCAGGGATCCAATACACCAAGAGTCCAAGGCTTGCTCGTGGCCTGTTCATCAGAATTTGACTCCGTGAGACCCACGCAGTAAAGATACAGGCACATGAGACTAAAATCAACAGCTTGCGTATATGTAATATGCAGTACTCTCATTCCAACACAGCCATGAGAGTCGTCAGTGATGAGAAACAATCAACCATGATAACATGGGTAGCAAAAGGTTCTTTGTTTCCTCTCTTGGAATAAATCTGGCACACATCTGAACATAACTGTTTATTTCCTATAGAGTACGGAaaaagagggggggggggcactACTAAAATCATATCTACTGCATCTAATAGCTAGGTTCAATTATGTAAGTTATTTGGTTCATGATAAGTCCAGATAAAACACCAAACTCAGTTTGAGCTTGTGTTaagaaaaatgaagaaaaaagGAATAGGAAACACATATCTTTGTACTCGACTATATATTAAaacgaaaaagaaagaaaaggcaaAGGTTCGAATATTTGCAAAGTCATGCCTTTTGGTTCTCCCAACACCATCTGAATTGTAGTAGCATTACTTGTTAATCTGGAAATAAGTTTTCGGATGCCATCAACTCCGTCGACAATGTGCTTTTCTTGTGCTTGGAATCAAGCCAGACATATGCAGTGATTTAATACACCCTCCAAAACAACAAACATGGCACTGTTATTTAACACATAAAAGTTTTAACCGAAATAACTCAAAATATGGCTAATGTTATCTTTGTTATCCAAATCATGTGCAACAATTAGTGGCTCAGACTCTGTTCCCATACAGACCACGTGAGATAACACCGAGCAGTGTCTGGATCGAATCTACGATGGCAAGTGCCGCAAGTCCGCAACCATCCATCCGGTCAATGGTCATGCCAACCTGCAGATTAGGCCATATCCCTCCACAATAGATTTGTGTGATATGTCCAACTACAACCCTGGATCTCTCTCTCAACCTCATGTtagtttagtatatgaatttattGGTAATTTTCTATTACTTCCTATGATTGTTTTGTAGAAATGGGGGATATTCCTGTTCAATTTCAGGTATGCCATTCGCTTGACAATATCATTCGACTCTGAATACCATGGGTTGATCTATACATGAGACTGATACAATTGAATGACTGCTATTTGTTGTTCTTGTACTGTAGGGTTCTACCATTTCACACATAATCATATACTTACTTAAATCTACGGAAATATGAAGTGACTCTTATGAACAAACTTGCATTCTATCTACAATTCAGGATTACCGTGGTGCTGTTTCCCTAGAGGGCGTGCTTGctaaaaaaaaatatttgattGAAACTGGGGGCATGCTTACTGTTGGATGAACATATAGCCAGACATGGAAACATCCATACCTTTAGGTATGTGATACTATACCTCATTATAAAAATATGTACTTCCTTATTTTTAAGGGTTACTTTTTATTCCTTTAGTTTGTCGATATATTGCAAATTACGGAGATGCCTCAAGGTATTACTGTTTGGCACTTGAATGTGAAGCCTAACTACACCTTGATTTTTCATTTGTGTCCTATTGCATTGAGAATACAAGTATTCTCTGAATTTTGTCCCCTGGGATGTTTCAAGGTTGAAGACAAATAAGGGCACCAATGTGTTTTTGGTTTGAACATAGATGCTACCATTTCATCGTATGTCTATACTGCAAGAGAAACACCGATATTCAGTTTGCAAACTTACATGGGCAAACAATCTTCTCCAAGGTTAAGCACTTGAATAGTATCTCTTCAAACCTACAGCTTGACAAATGTAAGATTCTAATTAAATACTGCTTTTTTTAGCTTAATTCTAATTAATTAATGCTGACCAAATGTTTTATCCAAGTACTGAGTTTTATCTGTAGTTAAAACTTAAAATACCACTACTTGATTACGCAGGTGATAACGACAATTCTAGCATCGATGAGAGAATCCGGCATGGCCGGTTCTTACCGTCTTCATGTTTAATATTGTTCTATGCAGGCTTGCAGTACAGTTGAATAAGATTTAGTAAATGTTTACGGGTTTTCCAACTCGGGAACCATCTCATTTTGTATACCTTTGGTTATTCTTCCGCTCAAAATGGTTCAAGGTGACACTAATTTCTATCCACACGCATTTATACTGCAAGGTTCTCATAGCATGAAATTTCTAAGTCTGCCGCTCTAATGCATCCACAATACAGTTAAGTTATAATATGTTGAATTATTGTGAATATAATATCGTCAACCTATGTTCTTCTATCATGTTGGCTGTGTGTATTAATCATTAAAATATGGAGATACTATAATTATGTATACACAACAACTCCCAATTAATGTCCCACTGCAACGTGCGGGGTATCATCAAGTTCACACGAGTAAATTCAGCTCCGGAAACACAACTAATCCACCATAGTAAATTCATGCTTGATTCCTCAATATTTATAAAACATACTTTTCGTTTGGGAATTGAACATTCTCAAATGGAATTTTTTATGCACACATTTAGACAGAGAGAAAAGGTATACTCTGGAAAGTAGTGTCCCTGATCTAATTGCTCACCTTGTGAAGTAATCACACGTAGTATAGTTCAGAAGCCAAACCAGTGGCTGCATCCGTTGGTAAAGTCAAATATTCGAGGAGGAACTGAACATATAAGTATATGTTGCTCTAATCCATCATCAGAAATATTGGAGTGGTACCTAAAATTATAACAAAGTAAAAAGTGTAAATCAATCTCTGATATTTACCTCCATAAAGAAGATAATTGTGACACAACGACAGTAGAAGGAGGGGATTTTGGGTATGAACATGAACTGGCATTGCGAGCCATGCTAAATCTACGGTTGACCACCTATAACCACCTGTGTATATAAGGGTGAAGGGACCTGCCGAGCGGTATCTCAACTTACCACAATCTCTCTCGTTCATTAAGTTTTTCAACTGAACATTCCATCTACCGGCATGAAAAATAATGGATTCCAGCTGAAAAACCGTCACTTTACATGGTATAGAACAATGCCAGACAACTCCACAGAAAATGTTAATTACGGAATGCATAACCAGAAGCCCTGTATGCTTAGATATAAGCAAACAATCAATGTGAGCATGTACCTGAAAACTATTTAATCTCTGATTGCACCCATGATTCCCAATTTGGAGTAATGAGAAGCACACATAGTTTATCGGTTTTGTATCAAAAGATAAGCCCCCTTATTTATCTAGACGCGAAGAGAGGCAATTTAAGCATGAACGAGCTGCTTTTCAACTCCGACGAAGATCCGTCAACCGGTGAGTGAGAGAAACATTCCACTCAAAAGAACAACTCAGATCTCATCACTAAAACCGGTGCCTTCCATATAATGAAATACCTGATGCAAAACAACGAGAATTATTAAAATGATACATAGCAGATTGGAAGAACATTTTATGTATGTTGGTGCATAATGAACACTCCCTTCTCCGCATCATGATTGAATAAAACAACATGAAAACAGAGTAATCAAACCGAAACTACATTGGATAATTCACCTTTAAGGCACTAGCAAAATAGCCTAGTTCTCGCAATGGCCCGGATAGCATGACATCCCCTCACATTAAGACCGCATCCGATGACGATAAAGATCGATATAAGCTATAATACTTGAGACAAAGAAAACACAGTTTGGTAGAGGAATTAATTTGGTCCCTACTTTTCAGACACATCAAGAAGGATAATACTTGAGACCATGCGAGAGGAAGATCGATAAGCCAAACTGAAAAGAAACAGCAACCATAGTGTAAATGCCTTATAGACTGCAAGAAGAACACAGTAACTACTAACCACTCCACTAAAAAAAACAAATTGCTATTTGGATGCAAATGAATACCAAAAAGAATAAGATGATtcctttatatatatatatatatatatatatatatatatatatatatatatatatatatatatatatatatatatatatagcagtAGAAAACTGAACATTACAGGAGCAACTTGCTCAGGCCATGGATACAACTTAAATATAGACCTTCACGGTTTGTTGCGAGCAAAGGAAAAGCTGGTGGAAAATTACCCTCCTATTTTTTAAACATGGTAGAAAGAAATAAACCAACAAACAAATGCTTTATCTGCGAGCTTATAAACTATTTGAGGTATCCTAATCGTAGACGCAGATAAATTAACTAATACATAGCAAGAACATTTTAGTTTTCTGCATAGTACGATAGTACAACCTGAATGTCACTATCAAAAGAAGAATATGAGACATGCAAGAAGAATAAAAGAAATCGGCTTGCAACTTATATAAGCTACTGCATTTTCAATAACAGAATAACAGGGGAGTCTAGAATCGCATAATATTGATGCACTCACAGCATCTCGATGCAAACAAAATCGAACACCAATTGCGCTCGGGGCATCCTATGCAAATAAATTGGAATACCAATGAATTCCATGCATCTCAATGAGGTCTAGGCAGAAACTCCAAGCCAGCAATAATTTGTATTCTTACACATAGCATTATTAAGAGCGAAAAAGACATGGAAAATCAACGAGTCCAACGTGCACAATCAAACTCTTCTTTGTCTTGGAAGGATGATTTTATTCTCATTTTAGCTCCTTAGAAGTTAGAACCAGCACTATATAGGGCAGCGAAACAAATGAGGTTTCTTCTCGACTCATACAAAGAATTTTAGCTTAGTGCAACACCGTATCATGTAATATTATTTTCTAACCATTAGGATTCTTTTCTACTGCTTTCCATAGTTACACTCTGCACCATACTAAGCTTTCAAGACCAAGTTAGACATAGGTATATCATAGTAGCTTTCTTACAATAGAATCCAGAGACAACATTTCAGTTTAAATGAGCATAGACCAATTCAAATTGCAGACGAAGAAAAATGACAGCAACATTATTATTCATAAATCCCAAGGAGAACATGATTTTGGTGCTATGTTCTCAAGTCCCAAAACTGCAGCATTACTACGAAAAGAACACACATAAACTGAAAAGCAAACGGTAGGCAAAAGAAGCAAGGTAACTGAGGGAACGTACCTAATAATGAAAGAGCGACACCAACCAGAGCAAGTCATCGGATATTATAAGAACCAAACATTTAGCATCTTGAAATTGTTCCGCCAGTAGAAAATTCAGTGCCCAATCTCGCCCCAACCATGACTCAATTTCATTTTGTGTTAGTTGTTTGTTCACTGCTCCATCACCTCTCCGCGTGCGCATCTCCACGTTCAGCGCTCCATCACCTCTCATTAAACTTGGTGAGCTTCGGCGGCTGCAAAATAGCAAGAAGGATAAGCTTGTTAATGTAAAAACTGAAATATATGACAAAGTGTACCGCATAAAACTAAGGCAGAATGAACTGGACAGCATAAGATTCAGATGCTTTGCTAGCCAAATCATTAGTGGAAAAACGGTTGAGCTCAGTTCAGTATTGATTATAAGTTAAAATGTTTAGCAATTTAGTGAAGATTAACATTGGAGGGATATCCTGAAGTATATAAATgggtaacaatgaagattataccTCGGAGTAATCATGGATAAAATATGCATTGCTTAATGCCTCAACAATTTGTCAAAACAAAATGTGCAAGCCATAGGTCCATCGTCACGTCGATGTACAAAAGCTTCAGGTGATCAATCACCGGTATAACAACATTGCAGGTCTAATTCTTTGCACACAATCCTGAAACATGCAACAATGGAAAATATGCCTTAATGAGCTCTGAATGCATGGATCCTTTGAATACGTACACGGTAATTACAACAATGAAGAATATTCAGTTGGGGGAAGAGAAAAACTCACTGCGCCGACCTCTCCCGTGGTGCAGCGGCGGCCCTTCCTCTGCTGCGGCTTGGCGGCGGCCTAGCGGCGGATCGAGCTCCTCTCCGCTGAAGACAACGGCGCCACAGCATCCGCCTCGCCGGCTGAGGACCGGACGATCCGCGCTCCACCCCGCTGAGGAAGCGCCCCTGGTGGCGTCTCCTGCTCCTCCTACTGCCGCGTGCTCCACCTGCTGAGCCCAAGGAAGAAGCAGGgccgggaggagaggaggaggagaggcgcgCAGTGGTCGGGAAGAGGAGAGACGCGCGTCGTCCTCCCTCCCTGCCGAGCCTAGGGAACGTACCCGAGGGGAGCAGGGCCGTGGAGGTCGCCCGCGCCGCCATCCCTACGGAACCGGATGCTTGCCGGGGTGCCGGCGACGGGCGCAACCACCGCTCGCCGagccgctccggccccggccgcgaCCACCGTCGCCGGGCGCAGCGGCCGCGCGTGGCCTCACCAGCGGCCCTGCTCCCCGGCACTAATGGCCTGTGGAGGTCGCCCGCGCCGCCATCCCTACGGGAACCGGTCGCGCCGccccttggccgcaccgtcgGCCCCTGCCGGAGGTCGGCCATGGGCGGGTGAGCGGGAAGGGGCAGGGGCGCCATGGTTGGCGGCCGCGGGAGCgactggcggctagggtttctccatggcACGTGAGAGgattagaggaggaggaggtgcaggaggggattggaggaggaggagcctgcGGGCGCGGAGCGGAGGCGGCGgttgggagcggaggaggaaggggagagggagcgaCGGGATTGGAGCTCGCAGCCACGCGCGACGGGAGAGTCTGGGCCGAGCGGGCTTCACAGGACCCGTGGATAAAATGcgggtctgcgggagggcctcgCGCCTGGATGGAATGgctggccgagatcgcgccacgtcaactcgatcggacggcccaaaatccaaacgcctgtgagagccccatgggggtgcagcaatcataccgtgagatACGATGTGTTCTGCTTTCTtcagtttttttatttttatttttgaaaaatatttagattctaaaataattttaaatcgaacaaaattcgaatttgaacaaaattcgaatTTAAACAAATAATTTTAAATCGaacaaaattaaaatttgaacaaataatTTTAAATTGAACaaaattcgaatttgaacaaattttgaatttaaacaaataATTTTAAATCgaacaaaatttaaatttgaacaaatacttttaaatcatacaaaatttaaatttgaacaaataatTTTAAATTgaacaaaatttaaatttgttaaatttgaacaaatttataatATGCGCTTTTTAAAATCAGAACAAAAAATAAATCTGAACAAAATTCGAAATCAGCAAAACCAAAAAGAAATCACCAAAAACGAAAACCTGAGAACCCCCGAAATAATCGGAAAACAAAAGGAAAGCCCGTGCATACCAGGCGCTAATGGGCCGACCCACTCTATCCGTCGCTTGAGCGGGAGCGAATCGCTCCCGCAATAAGCGGCGAATAGGGATTGCGAGATCGGGAGCGCCTATTCCCCGCCTTAAGCGGAGCGGAAGGTTGTCTCCGCTTAGGGCCGGCGTGATAGAAAGACATGTATGGGCTCGGCCCGTttaagcattttttttttttcgTTCAGTTCagatttcaaaatctgaacaaaactcaaaacggaacaaaattcaaaatcgaaaaaataaaaaaccgaAAAGTTTAAAACAAAGAATTTTACATCGAACACAAAatatatttgaacaaattttatttttgaacaaattttgaatttgaacaaatttcaaattctaacaaatttcaaacatgaacattttttaaatctgaagaaaaaaaatctgaacaaaaaCGGAACAAAATTCAAAGTCGAAAAAATTAATAACTGAAAAGTTTAAAACAAAAAATTTTACATCGAACAAAAAAtatatttgaacaaaatttacttttgaacaaatttcaaattcgaacaaatttcaaacatgaacattttttaaatctgaacaaaaaaatctgaacaaattttggAATCAGTAAAACCAAAATAGCAAAAAACCATAAAAGAAATCATCCAAAACTCAAAAAACCTGAGAAACCCTAAAAAAAAACGAAAACCGTATGTCCTAagcgctaatgggccggcccacccaaTCCGTCGCTTGAGCGGGAGCGAATCGCTCCCGCAATAAGCGGCGAATAGGGATTGCGCCATTGATCTCCGATCGGAAAATTGAAACAAGACTAAACGTTGGGAACTTTTCCAATCACTGCTTGATAAGAAGGGTAAATGAAATGCAGTGTGGGCATCTTGGAAAATTATGACGCAACCTAAGTTCATGCAAGGCCTTGCCTTTCAAGATATCAAGTTGTTTAATCTAGCTTTGCTAACAATGCAAGAGCCAACATTGTTGAGTGCACGAACCGGTCCGTGTACTTTCCTCTCATGCTGATTTGTTGTGTGCAGATTTTTCTTTCTTTCAAAATGGGGAGCTAGCCCCAGCCTAGATGCGCACGGCcatttcattttatttcaaagtacgaGATGTTCAAAGTTCACATCCAAGGATCACATAAGGTTGAGTGCAGAATTGGGTTTAGTTACAAACAACGGGCAATctgaaggtatatatgatgcccccatagggggcctcacagcgattaGCGATTCTGGACCATTGGATCTTGCCAGCAGGTGTTAGATGGGGAATCTCGTCCGTTCATTCGGGCCAGCAACACGTAGGTATAAAAGGAGacagaaaaccctagccgccggcccGCCAATCCCCGAGCGGGTTCGTCCTCCCCAATCCCTCGCTCGCGCCTCCTCCCCCAATAGCTCGCGTCCGCGTCCCACCTCGAAAAACCAGCCAACCGACGATCTCGTCcccatggcggccgcgacggcgacggcggcggaggaggaggcgcggctgCTGCGGCTGGAGGAGCaggcggagcacggcggcggcggcgcctgggAGTACCTCTCCCTCGCCCGCAggctccgcgcgcgccgccccgccccgtcctccgcctcggcctcgccCTCCTCATCGACGCGTCCGCCCGCTCCCGCCTCGCCGCTGAACGTAacacccctcctcctcctctctcaccCCTCCCCTTCTCGCACGCGCTGCCGCCGCGATCGGTTTGGTAGGTAGATCTCTCTCCCGCGCGTCTCCGATCTGCCCCGCGGGATGTCCCGGAGCCGGTTGCTGGCCTGTGCTTCGACCCCTTCCGCATCAGACCGTGTCTCTACGGGATCTGCCGCTGAATCGAAGCCTTCTGGTCTTGGtggttttttttgtttgtttgtctgTCGCCTGCAAGCAACTATTTAAACTGTGCATCTCTGAAACTATAGTAGCACCTATTCTCAAAGCGAAAGTTAGAACTTTCAGTGATCTGTACGTTATCATCTTGCCATGTGCTTGTCTAAATAAGAAAATAGCAGACTAAGGCTATTATTTGGTTGCCAAGTTATTATGATGACCATACTACTGTTGTATGCGAAGCTGTGAACAGAGAATCTTGCTTTTGGTTTTGGTGCATGTGCatgctatttatttattttttgcacTTGGGTAATATATTTCTGAACAACTCAATCATAGAGACTTCACTTGCGGAATATTCTGAAGCTGTAAATTTGGATTTTGTTATCATAGATGTCGTTTATTTAATAGCTAAACCCATACACAGTAGACAGTACAAATTTAGTTATGAAGTTTCAGTCTAAAATGATGACCTTTTTTTCGTAAAATGTTAGCAACTCTAAAACATATAGGTTCATCGTGAGTATATCTGAAGAAATTTAGGCATCTAGCTTGGATTCATCTAAAAAATTCAAATGTATGCATTAGATTTCAGTGTGCTTCTCAGTAATGTGGTCAATTAGAGAGTTAAACATTTCACCTTATGTCTGAAACATTTTGTTATCAATTTAGCATGGCTACTCTGAATATGGGAGGTACATGCTGTCACTCCATTATGGCAGTGAGCTGTATAGCCGCCGGGCGAGCAGTGGTGGCTGGCCGGAGCACCGCAGACTGTCGCTCGCACCGCCGCCGCTTGTCCTGCTGTCGCTTGGAGCAGTGGCTAGTGAGCTCCGTCAGTCCTACACGTCTCCTATTGTTCCTAAAAAAGATAGTGTATATTCCTATGAAGATTTTGCAGCAACAGAGAAGTTGACCTCTAGGATGGAGGCAGCGGGAGAGCACTGCCGGCAGACAGCAGGGATTGAAGTGTGGATGACAACAAAGCACATGCGGTCAGCAGCGGCCGGAAGAGGCAAGTGGACTGCGTCACGCGTGAGTCGGGTGACGACGTCATGTTCTCACTCTACACCACCTTGCCTAAAGCGAAGGTAATAGATTTAATCTTTTCCGCTGCTCAAATTTACAGTAGTGTTGCCCCTTTTCCATCTATATTGCTCTGTTTATATTGTTCTATGTATATTGAGCAGGTCAAAAACGAAGAAGTCTGACTTTATTTTGTATTGCTGGTGGTTTATTTAAAAGGAAGATATGATATCTAGGTAACTGCAAGGCATTTATGTGTCCAGTATTGACTCTGAAACTTATTTGGGCCACTGGTTAACCATTATAACATTGGTTATTTCCGAAACATCATGTAGTCATTATCATGGTCTGTACCCAATTTCAAATTTTTCGAGGGCTGATTGATGTAATTTCCAGCTTACAGTTTACCTAGATGTCATTTCTGCTAATATACTACAGGTGTATTGTTTGACTTTATCCTTTTCTAGATTTAAGTTTGCTAGGTTTATTCCATTTCTTACAGTTACTTTTTTGGCAGATTTTTTGCTAAACCTGGGTGTTTCTTATATGAAAAGGTTCACTTTTGCATCAAGGTAAACCTTCCGCTTTCCATTATGTGTTTGTGTAGTTGCATCTGGCGGTTTAGGTCATGCATTCATTGTTCTTTGCAATTTGCAACCCATATTTGGATATCATCAAATCATATACTTTGAGAAATACAAACTGCAGTTATATCATACTTTTAGGTTTGAAAGCATTTATAGGAACAGTCAACTTTAACTATTTTCCTTTTTGgtgtctacaacatttttatgtactTTGTTTGCAGCGTGGGATCCAGTTTCATTATTTCATGGTTTTATGCAGACCTATTTTATTGTAATACTGCTTGCTAGCACATAAAAATATCCATATTTTATTTGGCAGTGGGAAGCCAAATTTATTTTGTTCAATTTGTGCACGTTAATCAGACCTGCTTTTTGTATAGTTTTTCGTTCAAGAAAGAGGGAACTCAGTCATGCACTTTACTTGGCCAGCAATGGTGTTTTAGAATTACTATGtgattttattttacattccttgTCTTTATATCGTTACTGTGATGGAACCAAATACCACTtgcacatgtgtgtgtgtgtgtgtgtgtgtgtgtgtgtgtgtgtgtgtgtgtgtgtgtgtgatgtcCTTCTGCACATTGGCCAAATTTAATCGATAGTTCTACCTTATATTATGGTGCAttctcattcatctcaatatttaTCATTAACTGATGTTATGACCAGCTTGGTTGATGCTCTGGGCTGTTACCTTGCTTGCTCCAGATCCATTTTATTCTTGTCTGCCTCCTAATTTACTATTGTTTATCAGGTTCAGTCAAGTGATGATGATTATGCGGATTCGGATGACACCACACCTAAACACCATATTATCAGTCACCTGTTCTGCATCTCCGGTATTCTAATAAAGCTACCAGTAATCCCTATATTGCATATAAAGCGTGAGCGAGAACTAGAAAGGAAACCTAGGTTCACTGGCATCCGTGTCGGTAACATAGTACATGCACTCAATTAGCGGATCCTAGCTTACAATGACATCTGACTGATGCACCTGTTGGATACTCGCTTACGGGTTTGTTGACATAGGAACGTGGAGAGTGCAGCTTAATTGTGCTTTAGT contains the following coding sequences:
- the LOC124676621 gene encoding uncharacterized protein LOC124676621 yields the protein MSFLLIYYRFFAKPGCFLYEKVHFCIKVQSSDDDYADSDDTTPKHHIISHLFCISGSHMGTGPVTTNTSPPTGKIWVHSGECATDSCPAATRRHPSSAQWK